In the genome of Pseudomonas sp. B33.4, the window CGGGCGGCAGCGGGGCCGAAAGCAATCGGTCCGGCGGCGGCCGACAACCAGCGCTGCACCCGTGCCGCACCGATCGGGTCAGCGGGCAGCCAACGACCATTGCCGTATTTCTGCGCCAGATACACCAGAATCGCGTTGGAGTCGGCCAGCACCACACCGCCGTCATCAATGGCCGGGACTTGGCCAAAACTGTTGATCGCCAGATACGCCGGCTGCTTGTGCTCACCCTTGGCCAGATCGACGAAGATCAGCTCGGTCGGCAATTGCAGCAGGGACAGCATCAACTCGACACGGTGGGCGTGGCCGGAACGTGGAAAGTTGTAGAGTTTGATCGCTTGCATGGTCGACTCCGCTGAACAGGGGCGCCGCTGCGGGGATGAGAGCGCCGATGGAGGCCATCTTGCGCTGATCGCGAAAACAACAGAATAACCAGCAACCGCAATCGATTATTTCATTCAGTGCAATAACGCCGCATTTTTCAATGCGGGATGTTCGCGCAAAGCCTCAGCCGTGAAATCGACAAAACTGCGGATCCGCGCGGGCGCCTTGCGCCCACCCTGATACACGACATGGATCGGCAGCGGCGGCAGTTCGAATTCCGCGAGGACTATTTCCAGTGCGCCGGCCGCAACCTGGCTCGCCACTTGATAGGACAACACGCGAGTCAACCCCAACCCCGTGCAAGCTGCCGTAATTGCAGCCTGATTGGCGGTAACAATCAGACGCGGCTCAGGACGCACACTGAGCGGTTCGCCACCGTCGAGAAACGGCCAACTGCGCTGCTGCCCGATCGCTGAAGTCGCCACCACTGGCGCCCCCGCCAACGCGTGGGGATGCAGCGGTCGACCATACTTGGCAAAGTATTTGGGCGAGCCGCAAATGACCCGACGCACCTCACCGACCCGAATCGCATGCTGATTGCTGTCCGGCAGATCGCCGATGCGCACCGCCACATCGATGCCTTCCTCGACCATGTTGACCATCCGATCGACCAGGACGGCATTGATCGTGACATCCGGATACTGCGCGAGATAACGCGCCATCACCGGCGTCACAAACAAATCACCGAACAACACAGGCGCCGTCACCGTCAGTTGCCCACGCGGCTCGGCATGACTGCCCGCCGCCGAATCCTCGGCTTCCTGCACCTCGGCGAGAATCCTCCGACAATCCTCCAGATAACGCTGCCCGGCTTCGCTCAAATGCACACTGCGCGTGGTACGAATCAGCAACTGCGTACCGATCCGCAACTCCAGCGCCGCCACCGCCCGCGTGACGCTGGCGGCCGACAACCCCAGACGCCGCGCGGCCGCTGAGAAGCCTTGCTCCTGGGCGACGGTGGTGAAGATGTGCATTTCCTGGAAGCGATCCATGGTGCCTCTCGAGTCAGATACAAAAATCGCAGCCGAAGCTGCGATTTTTTTGGGCGTAGGTCAGCTGTGGATAACTTATTCCACCGTCACCGACTTCGCCAGGTTACGCGGCTGATCGACGTCCGTACCTTTAAGCACCGCCACGTAGTACGACAGCAACTGCAGCGGAACCGTGTAGAGGATCGGCGAGAGGATGTCGTGGATGTGCGGCATCTGCACTACGTGGGTGCCTTCGCCGTTGGTCATCCCGGCTTTTTCGTCGGCGAACACGATCAGCTCGCCGCCACGGGCGCGGACTTCCTGCAGGTTGGATTTGAGCTTTTCCAGCAGTTCGTTGTTCGGCGCCACGGTGACTACCGGCATGTCGTTATCCACAAGCGCCAGCGGACCGTGTTTCAGTTCGCCAGCCGGATAGGCTTCGGCGTGGATGTAGGAGATTTCCTTGAGTTTTAGGGCACCTTCCATCGCCACCGGGAATTGCGCACCACGGCCAAGGAACAGCGTGTGGTTTTTCTCGGCGAACAATTCGGCGATCTTCTCCACGGTGCTGTCCATGGCGAGTGCTTCGCCGAGACGGGTTGGCAGACGACGCAACTCTTCGACCAGACGCGCTTCAACGCCGTTGGCCAAGGTGCCGCGCACTTGGCCCAGCGACAGGGTCAGCAGCAGTAGGCCAACCAATTGCGTGGTGAACGCTTTGGTCGAGGCCACGCCGATTTCACGGCCTGCCTGGGTCAGCAGGGTCAGATCGGATTCGCGTACCAGCGAGCTGATGCCGACGTTGCAGATGGCCAGACTGGCGAGGAAGCCGAGTTCCTTGGCGTTGCGCAGGGCAGCCAGGGTGTCGGCGGTTTCGCCGGATTGCGAGATGGTCACGAACAGGGTGTCCGGCTGCACCACGACTTTGCGGTAACGGAATTCGCTGGCGACTTCGACCTGGCACGGGATACCGGCCAGTTCTTCAAGCCAGTAACGCGCGACCATGCCAGCGTGATAACTGGTACCGCACGCGACGATCTGCACGTTGCGGACTTTGGCGAACAGCTCGGCCGCTTGTGGGCCGAATGCTTGCACCAGCACCTGATCATTGCTCAGGCGACCTTCGAGGGTGCGTTGTACAACGGCCGGTTGCTCGTGGATTTCCTTGAGCATGTAGTGGCGGTATTCACCTTTGTCGGCGGCTTCGGCACCGTCGCTGTACTGCACGGTCTGGCGCTCGACGGCATTGCCATTGATGTCCCAGATCTGCACGTTGTCGCGGCGAATTTCGGCGATATCGCCTTCTTCCAGGTACATGAAGCGGTCGGTGACCTGACGCAGCGCCAACTGGTCAGACGCGAGGAAGTTCTCGCCAAGGCCCAATCCAATCACCAACGGGCTGCCACTGCGCGCGGCGACCAGACGATCCGGCTGCTTGGCATTGATCACCGCCAAACCATAAGCACCGTGCAGTTCCTTGACCGTCGCTTTCAGCGCAACGCTCAGATCTGGCTGGTCCTTGAGTTTGTGGCTGAGCAGGTGGGCGATGACTTCGGTGTCGGTGTCCGAAGTAAACACGTAACCCAGCGCTATCAGTTGTTCACGCAGGGCTTCGTGGTTTTCGATGATGCCGTTGTGCACCACCGCGATGTCGCCGGAGAAATGCGGGTGGGCGTTGCGTTCGCAGGGTGCGCCGTGGGTTGCCCAGCGGGTGTGGGCAATGCCCAGACGGCCGACCAACGGGTGTTCGGCCAGCGCCGCTTCGAGTTCGCTGACTTTACCCGGGCGACGCATGCGCTCGAGGGTTTCGTCGTTGGTGAAGACCGCGACACCGGCGCTGTCGTAGCCGCGGTATTCAAGGCGCTTGAGGCCTTCGAGCAGGATGGCGGTGATATTACGTTCAGCAACTGCGCCGACAATTCCACACATGCTTATTTCTCCTGACTGACAGCCGCGCAAATCACGGTGATACCGCGGGCCTGAATCTGATCGCGTGCCTCGCTAGGCAGGCGATCATCGGTAATTAGGGTATGGACGCTGCTCCACGGCAGTTCCAGATTGGGGATCTTGCGACCGATCTTGTCGGCCTCGACCATGACGATGACTTCCCGCGCCACTTCAGCCATGACCCGGCTCAAACCGAGCAGCTCATTGAAGGTGGTGGTGCCACGAACCAGATCGATGCCATCGGCGCCAATGAACAACTGGTCGAAGTCGTAAGAGCGTAGTACCTGCTCGGCAACCTGGCCCTGAAAGGATTCCGAATGCGGATCCCAGGTGCCACCGGTCATCAGCAGCACCGGCTCGTGCTCGAGTTCGCTCAAGGCGTTGGCGACGTGCAGGGAGTTGGTCATCACCACCAGACCGGGCTGTTGTCCAAGTTCCGGGATCATCGCGGCGGTGGTGCTGCCGCTGTCGATGATGATGCGCGCATGTTCGCGGATGCGTTTCACCGCCGCGCGGGCAATCGCCTGTTTGTATTTGGAAACGCTCTGCGCAGTTTCCGCGACCAGTTCCTGCGGCATAGTGATCGCCCCGCCGTAGCGGCGCAGCAACAGACCATGAGTTTCCAGCGCGGCGAGATCCTTGCGAATCGTAACTTCGGAGGTTTCGAAGCGCTTGGCCAGTTCATCCACACTGACTTCGCCCTGCTCGTTGAGCAAGGCGAGGATGTTGTGGCGGCGTTGCGGCGTGTTGCGTTTCGACATAGCGACTTAAGTTTCGATTCGAAAGATAACGGAAGCAATCAAAACCTATCAGCCATAAATCGTCAAGCCGTCATCCCAAAAAAAATCGCAACCCCAACATTCCCCGTAGGAACTGTCGAAGGCTGCGATCTTTTGATCTTCAAAATGCCGCTGTGGATAACTCAGCTTTTCTTGATCTTCTCCGGTCGCTTCCAGCCATCGATGTTTCTCTGCCGCGCTCGGCCCACGGCCAACTGCGCGTTATCCACATTCTGCGTAATGGTCGACCCCGCCGCCGTGGTCGCACCGGCGGAGATATCCACAGGTGCTACCAACGAGTTGTTGGAGCCGATGAACACGTCCGCACCCAACACTGTTTTCCACTTGTTGGCGCCATCGTAGTTGCAGGTGATGGTGCCGGCGCCAATGTTGGTACGCGCACCGATCTCGGCATCGCCCAGATAAGTCAGGTGTCCTGCTTTGGCGCCCTCACCCATATGGGCGTTTTTCAGCTCGACAAAGTTACCCACATGCGCACGAGCTTCGAGCACGGTGCCTGGACGCAGGCGCGCGAACGGTCCGGCATCACTGCCCTCGCCGAGCACCGCACCTTCAATGTGCGAGTTGGCCTTGATCACCACGCCTTTGCGCAGGGTGCTGTCCTTGATCACACAGTTCGGACCGATCTCCACATCATCTTCGATGACCACGTTGCCTTCGAGAATCACGTTGATGTCGATCAGCACGTCACGACCCACGGTCACTTCGCCACGCACATCGAAACGTGCCGGATCCCGCAAGGTGACACCTTGCGCCATCAGACGACGGCCAGCGCGCAACTGGTAATGACGCTCCAGCTCGGACAGCTGCTTGCGATCATTGGCGCCCTGCACTTCCATCGGATCGTGCGGTTGTTCGGTGGCCACCACCAGACCATCGCTCACCGCCATCTCGATCACGTCGGTCAGGTAGTACTCGCCTTGGGCATTGTTGTTCGACAAGCGGCTCATCCAGTCGGCCAAGTGATTGGCCGGGACTGCGAGAATGCCAGTGTTGCCTTCAGTGATCGCGCGTTGCGCTTCGCTTGCGTCTTTGTGTTCGACGATTGCGGCCACCTTGCCGTCGGCATCACGCACGATGCGGCCGTAACCGGTAGGGTCTTCCAGCTCGACGGTGAGCAACCCCATCTGCCCAGGCACGACATGTTTGAGCAGGCGCTGCAGGGTTTCGACTTCAATCAGCGGCACGTCACCGTAGAGAATCAGTACGGTGTCGGCAGTAATGAATGGCACAGCCTGGGCTGTGGCGTGGCCAGTGCCCTGTTGTTTGTCTTGAAGGACGAAATTCAGATCGTCAGCAGCCAGACGTTCACGCACTACGTCAGCGCCATGGCCGATGACCACGTGAATGCGTTGTGGATCGAGTTGGCGGGCGCTGTGGATAACATGGCCCAGCATGGAATTGCCGGCAATCGGATGCAGTACTTTCGGCAGGGCCGAACGCATACGAGTGCCTTGACCGGCCGCGAGGATAACGATTTCAAGAGACATGACTGGCTACCAATCCTGGGTGGTCAGCAACTGCGACCGGGTTTCGGGAATTCGGAAAAGAAAAAAGGGTAGCCGAGGCTACCCTTTTTTATCAATCGCACAACAAGCGGCTGACGGATTAACCGCCAAACTTCTTGCGGATCTGCTGGACGGTGCGCAGCTGAGCTGCAGCCTCGGCCAGACGTGCTGACGCAGCGCTGTAGTCGAAATCAGCGCCTTTTTCATGCAGAGCATGCTCGGCAGCCTTGAGAGCTGCTTGAGCCTGAGCTTCATCCAGGTCGGCGGCACGTTGCACGGTATCGGCAAGCACTTTGACCATGTTCGGCTGAACCTCGAGGAAACCACCGGAGATGTAGAACACCTCGGCTTCCCCGCCTTGCTTGATCAGGCGGATCGGACCTGGCTTCAGATTAGTGATCAGCGGCGCGTGACCCAGAGCGATACCAAGATCACCCAGTGCACCGTGCGCAATCACCATCTCGACCAGGCCGGAAAAGATTTCCCCTTCCGCGCTGACGATATCGCAATGGACTGTCATAGCCATCTGATTGCCTCAACCTAAATTAGCGCCCGTTGCCGGGCGCCGGGATTACAGTTTCTTGGCTTTCTCGATCGCTTCTTCGATGCCGCCAACCATGTAGAACGCTTGTTCTGGCAGGTGGTCGTAGTCACCGTTGAGGATGCCTTTGAAGCCAGCAATGGTGTCTTTCAGGGAAACGTATTTACCCGAAGCACCGGTGAAGACTTCAGCCACGAAGAACGGCTGCGACAAGAAGCGCTGGATCTTACGAGCACGGTTTACCAACTGCTTGTCGGCTTCCGACAGCTCGTCCATACCCAGGATCGCGATGATGTCCTTCAGCTCTTTGTAACGTTGCAGAACGTACTGAACGCCGCGAGCGGTGTCGTAGTGGTCCTGGCCGATTACGTTCGGGTCCAGCTGGCGCGAAGTCGAATCCAGTGGATCTACTGCCGGGTAGATACCCAGGGAAGCGATGTCACGGGACAGAACGACGGTGGCGTCCAAGTGGGCGAAGGTGGTCGCTGGCGACGGGTCGGTCAAGTCATCCGCAGGTACGTATACCGCTTGGATCGAGGTGATCGAACCTTCCTTGGTCGAAGTGATACGTTCTTGCAGAACGCCCATCTCTTCAGCCAGGGTCGGCTGGTAACCTACTGCCGAAGGCATACGGCCCAGCAGTGCGGATACTTCAGTACCGGCCAGGGTGTAACGATAGATGTTGTCGACGAACAGCAGAACGTCGTTACCTTCGTCACGGAACTTCTCGGCCATGGTCAGACCGGTCAGTGCTACGCGCAGACGGTTACCCGGCGGCTCGTTCATCTGACCGTAAACCAGTGCCACTTTGTCCAGAACGTTGGAGTCCTTCATCTCGTGGTAGAAGTCGTTACCCTCACGAGTACGCTCACCCACACCGGCGAACACGGAATAACCGCTGTGCTCGATGGCGATGTTACGGATCAGTTCCATCATGTTTACGGTTTTGCCTACACCGGCACCACCGAACAGACCAACTTTACCGCCTTTGGCAAACGGGCAAACCAGGTCGATAACCTTGATGCCGGTTTCCAGCAGGTCGTTGCCGCCTGCCTGTTCAGCGAACGAAGGCGCTGGACGGTGAATGCCCCAACGCTCTTCGGTGTCGATCGGGCCAGCTTCGTCGATCGGGTTACCGAGGACGTCCATGATCCGGCCCAGGGTCGCTTTACCGACCGGTACGGAGATGGCTGCGCCAGAGTCGGTAACTTCCAGACCGCGCTTCAAGCCCTCGGTGGAACCCATCGCAATGGTACGAACCACGCCGTCGCCCAGCTGCTGCTGAACTTCCAGAGTGGTGCCGGCATCGCTTTTTACTTTCAAAGCGTTGTAGATGCTCGGTACGCTGTCGCGTGGAAATTCCACGTCGATAACGGCGCCGATGATTTGAACGATACGTCCGCTACTCATAGCTGGATCCTCTGAATATTTGAACCGTTAAACCGCGGCAGCGCCGCCGACGATTTCCGAGATCTCTTGGGTGATCGCAGCCTGACGCGCCTTGTTGTAGATCAGCTGCAAATCGCTGATCAAATCACCGGCGTTGTCGGTAGCGTTCTTCATCGCGATCATCCGCGCAGCTTGTTCAGCCGCGTTGTTCTCGACCACCGCCTGGTAGACCTGCGACTCAACGTAGCGGACCATCAAGCCGTCAAGCAGCTCTTTGGCATCCGGTTCGTAGAGATAGTCCCAGTGGTGCTTGAGATCCTGATCCGGGGTGGCCACCAGTGGAATCAACTGCTCCACGGTAGGCTGTTGCGTCATGGTGTTGATGAACTTGTTGGACACCACGGACAGGCGGTCAATACGGCCGTCCAGGTAGGCATCCAGCATCACCTTGACGCTGCCGATCAGATCATTGATCGACGGCTCTTCACCCAGGTGGCTGATAGCTGCAACGACGTTACCGCCGAAGTTGCGGAAAAAGGCCGCACCCTTGCTACCAACAACACACAGATCAATCTCGACGCCGTTTTCGCGGTTTACCGCCATGTCCTTGACCAGGGCCTTGAACAGGTTGGTGTTCAAGCCACCGCACAAACCACGGTCACTGCTCACAACGACATAACCAACACGCTTGATTTCGCGGTCGATCATGAACGGGTGGCGGTATTCCGGGTTGGCGTTGGCCAGATGCCCAATTACCTGGCGGATACGCTCCGCATAAGGACGGCTAGCAGCCATGCGCATTTGTGCCTTGCGCATTTTGCTGACCGCCACTTTTTCCATGGCGCTGGTAATCTTTTGCGTGCTTTTGATGCTCGCAATCTTACTGCGAATCTCTTTTGCGCCTGCCATGTAACACCTATCAGGTTAGCAAGCGGGAGCCTCGCGGCTCCCGCTGCGGCTTACCAGGTTTGGGTGGCCTTGAACTTCTCGATACCGGCTTTCATGCCAGCGTCGATTTCGTCATTGAAGTCACCTTTAACGTTGATCTTGGCCATCAAATCGGCGTGATCGCGGTTGAAGAAAGCAATCAGCGCTTGTTCGAAGCTGCCGATCTTGGCGATTTCAATGTCAGTCAGGAACCCACGCTCAGCGGCATACAGCGACAGCGCCATGTCAGCGATCGACATTGGTGCGTATTGCTTCTGCTTCATCAGCTCGGTAACGCGCTGACCATGCTCAAGTTGCTTACGGGTCGCTTCGTCCAGGTCAGAAGCGAACTGGGCGAATGCCGCCAGTTCACGGTACTGAGCCAGAGCGGTACGGATACCACCGGACAGCTTCTTGATGATCTTGGTCTGAGCGGCACCACCCACACGGGATACCGAAACACCGGCGTTCACTGCAGGGCGGATGCCCGAGTTGAACATGGCCGATTCCAGGAAGATCTGACCGTCGGTGATGGAAATCACGTTGGTCGGAACGAACGCGGAAACGTCGCCAGCCTGGGTTTCGATGATCGGCAGTGCGGTCAGGGAACCGGTTTTGCCGGTCACTGCGCCGTTGGTGAACTTCTCTACATATTCTTCCGAAACGCGGGATGCGCGCTCCAGCAGACGGGAGTGGAGATAGAACACGTCGCCTGGGTAAGCTTCACGGCCTGGTGGACGGCGCAGCAGCAGGGAAATCTGGCGGTAAGCCACTGCTTGCTTGGACAGATCGTCATAAACGATCAGCGCGTCTTCACCGCGGTCGCGGAAGAATTCACCCATGGTGCAACCGGAGTACGGTGCCAGGAATTGCAGCGCAGGAGATTCCGAAGCACTGGCAGCCACGATGATCGTGTTGGCCAGGGCGCCGTTTTCTTCCAGCTTGCGAACCACGTTGGCGATGGTCGATTGCTTCTGACCAATAGCTACGTAGACGCAGAAAATGCCGCTGTCTTTCTGGTTGATGATCGCGTCGATCGCCAGAGCGGTTTTACCGATCTGACGGTCACCGATGATCAGCTCACGCTGGCCACGGCCGACAGGAATCATGGCATCGACAGCCTTGTAGCCAGTCTGTACAGGCTGGTCTACCGACTTACGCCAGATCACGCCCGGAGCAACTTTCTCGACCGCGTCGGTCTCGGTGTTGCCCAGTGGACCTTTGCCGTCAACAGGGTTACCCAGTGCGTCGACTACGCGACCCAGCAGTTCCTTACCAACCGGAACTTCGAGGATGCGGCCGGTGCACTTGGCGCTCATGCCTTCAGCCAGAGACTGGTAAGCGCCCAGTACAACGGCACCTACGGAGTCTTGCTCCAGGTTGAGGGCCATACCGTAGACGCCGCCCGGAAACTCGATCATCTCGCCGTACATTACGTCGGCCAGACCGTGAATCCGCACGATGCCGTCAGATACGCTGACGACAGTGCCTTCGTTACGGGCTTGGGAGGTCACATCGAGCTTGTCGATGCGGCCCTTGATAATTTCACTTATTTCGGAAGGATTGAGTTGCTGCATTGCTCTGCTGCCCCTTCAAACTCAAGATTTCAATGCTTCGGCAAGTTTCGCGATTTTGCCGCGAATCGAGCCATCGATAACCAGGTCGCCGGCGCGGATAACGACACCACCTATAAGGGCAGCATCCTCCGCAACTTGCAGGCGCACTTCCCGGTTGAGTCGTGCACTGAGAACCTTGGCGAGTTTGTCTTGCTGTTCTTGGTTCAATGCAAAAGCACTGGTCACTTCAACGTCTACCGACTTCTCTTGTTCGGCCTTGTACAGGTCGAAAAGAGCGGCAATCTCCGGCAGAAGCGGGAGACGGTCGTTTTCGGCAACGACATTGATGAAGTTCTGTGCCTTGGCATCAAACTTGTCGCCGCACACGTCAATAAACGTGGCGGCCTTTTCTGCGCTCGTCAGTCGCGGGGCCTTGAGCACGCGCTGCATGGTGTCATCTTGTGACACCGCTGCAGCCAGGCCGAGCATGGCTGACCAATTGGCCAGTTGCTGGTGGGCCTGAGCGTGCTCGAAGGCCGCCTTAGCGTAAGGTCGGGCCAACGTGGTCAGTTCTGCCATGATCGCCCTCGCTTAGATTTCAGCAGCCAGTTGGTTAACCAGCTCTGCGTGCGCGTTTTGATCGATTGTGGCACCCAGGATCTTCTCGGCGCCGCCGACAGCCAGCAAACCCACTTGGGCGCGCAGCTTGTCTTTGACACTGTTCAGTTCCTGTTCGATCTCGGCTTGAGCCTGAACCTTCACACGGTCAGCATCGACACGGGCCTTTTCAACGGCCTCTTCGACAATCTGGTTACCGCGTTTCTTGGCTTGCTCGATGATTTCAGCTGCCTGAGCTTTCGCTTCGCGCAGTTGCTGACCCGCTTTTTCTTGGGCCAACTCCAGGTCGCGAGCTGCACGGCTGGCAGCGTCCAGACCATCAGCGATCTTCTTTTGACGTTCGTGCAGAGCAGCGATGACCGGAGGCCATACATACTTCATGCAGAACAGTACAAAAATCAGGAACGCAACGGACTGGCCAATCAGGGTCGCATTAATGTTCACGCCAACACCTCGCAGTTACGTTGTCCATCACATCAAATTACTCGGAAGAATCCGGGTAATTAGCCAGCGATCTGACCAACGAACGGGTTCGCAAAGGTGAAGAACAGAGCGATACCAACACCGATCATGGTTACGGCGTCGAGCAGACCGGCAACGATGAACATTTTAACTTGCAGCATTGGAACCATTTCTGGCTGACGCGCTGCGCCTTCCAGGAACTTGCCGCCCAGCAGGCCGAAACCAATTGCGGTACCCAGTGCGCCCAGGCCGATCAACAGTGCAACAGCGATAGCGGTTAGACCAACTACAGTTTCCATCTTTCCTCCCGACTTTTACGTCGTATGGTTTAGGTTTTTTAGATTAAAGCGGTAAAACAAATCGTTTCAGGTGCCCTGTGAAGAGCCCCTTCCCGTTTGACCGGGAAGGACATCAGACTAGTCGAGACTGGCCTTAATGGTTTTCTTCGTGCGCCATCGACAGGTAGACGATGGTCAGCATCATGAAGATGAACGCCTGCAGGGTGATGATCAGGATGTGGAACACAGCCCACGCCCACTGCAGAACAACGCCCAGGCCGCTCAGCCAGAGCAGACCGCTGCCGAACATCACAGCGATCAGAATGAACACCAGCTCGCCGGCATACATGTTGCCGAACAGACGCAGAGCCAGAGAGATCGGTTTGGCGATCAGGGTCACGAATTCCAGCAGGAAGTTCACCGGGATCAGCAGCGCTTGAACGAAGATGTTCTTGCTGCCGAACGGGTGCAGGGTCAGCTCGCCGATGAAGCCGCCGAGGCCCTTGACCTTGATGCTATAGAAAATGATCAGTGCGAAAACCGAGAACGCCATGCCCAGCGTCGCGTTCGGGTCGGTAGTCGACACGGCACGGAACGGGATGTGGTGGTCGCCGGTGATCAGGATGGCCAGCTGAGGAATCCAGTCGACCGGTACCAGGTCGACGGCGTTCATCAGGAACACCCAGACGAAGATGGTCAGTGCCAGCGGTGCAATCACCGGGCTACGGCCATGGAAGCTGTCTTTCACGCTGCCATCGACGAATTCGACCAATACTTCAACGAAGTTCTGCAAAGCACCCGGCTGACCCGAAGTCGCTTTCTTTGCCGCCATGCGGAAAAGAAGTACGAAGATCAGACCCAACGCGACCGACCAGCCGAGAGTATCGACGTGGAAAGCCCAGAAGCCCATTTCTTTGGCTTCTGCTGCGGTATGGGCAAAGCCCCAGCCGCCGTTAGGTAGCTGACCGAAGGTCAGGTTCTGCAAGTGGTGCTGGATATAGCCCGAAGCGGTTGTTTCTGCCATGGTTGCCTCAAACGCCCTAAGGTCTCGAAAGTCTTGTTCTCATCAGCAGGGGAGCGAACCAGCTGACCGACTGAGTCAGCACGAACGCGCCGAATACAGCTATCGGCGCCAGTGGCTTCACACCTGCAAACACCAGTGCAAAGAGCACTGCCGTCAAAATCAGTTTGCCTGCCTCGCCGGCATAAAAAGACCGAACGATGGACTGGGCTGCTCGGGCGCCGGAAAACCGAAATGCCTTGTGAGCGAAATAAACATTGGGCAGCAAGGCTATCAGGCCTCCGCAAAGTCCCGAGTATCCGGCAACGACTCCATGCCACTGCCAGAGCGCCAAAGCGGCAATGAGCAAAATGACAAATTGAGCCATCAACACCGGAAAAACCGCCAGGCGATGGAACGGCAGGCGGTTTGGCTTGCGGGTTTCCATCACTATTGCTCTCCAATGGTCGGCTGCCAGAATTCAATAACTTGGCATAATTTGTGCCGACAAAATGCGCGCAGAGTATAGGGGCGGTTCTGCCCCTATTCAACTGTCAGGTAGTGATTTCCGACTGCGCGCTACATGAGGAAATGTTTCAGCGGATGTGTGCGAGCACACCTTGAAGCTCATCGAGGGAGTTATAACCGATCACCAACTGACCCTTTCCCTTCTTGCCATGGCGAATCTGCACCGCAGAGCCTAGGCGCTCGGCCAGACGCTGTTCGAGACGGGCGATATCCGGGTCGGGTTTGGTCGCTTCCAAAGGCTCCGGTTTGCCACTCAACCACTGGCGAACCAGTGCCTCAGTTTGGCGCACGGTGAGGCCGCGTGCGACAACATGTCGCGCCCCTTCCACCTGCTGATTGTCCGGCAGACCGAGCAAAGCACGGGCATGACCCATTTCCAGGTCGCCGTGGGACAGCATGGTCTTGATGACTTCCGGCAGTGCAATAAGCCGCAAAAGGTTAGCCACAGTGACGCGGGACTTACCCACAGCCTCGGCAACCTGCTGCTGAGTGAGCTGGAATTCCTGCTGCAAACGCTGCAGGGCCACCGCTTCCTCGATCGGGTTGAGGTCTTCGCGCTGGATGTTCTCGATCAGCGCAATGGCGATTGCAGTTTCATCCGGCACATCGCGGACCATCGCCGGGATGGTTTCCTGCCCGGCTTGCTGACTCGCACGCCAGCGACGTTCACCGGCGATGATCTCGAAGCGGCCACCGCCAATAGGGCGCACCACGATCGGCTGCATCACGCCTTGGGCCTTGATCGACGCCGCCAGTTCTTCCAGCGCCTGCGGATCCATGTCCCGGCGCGGCTGGTATTTGCCGCGCTGCAGCAGGTCCAGCGGCAAGTGCTGCAATTCACGGGTGTCAGCTTGCGCGGCTTGTTCTTCCAGCGCGCTGACGGTTGGACCACTCAGC includes:
- the atpB gene encoding F0F1 ATP synthase subunit A, whose amino-acid sequence is MAETTASGYIQHHLQNLTFGQLPNGGWGFAHTAAEAKEMGFWAFHVDTLGWSVALGLIFVLLFRMAAKKATSGQPGALQNFVEVLVEFVDGSVKDSFHGRSPVIAPLALTIFVWVFLMNAVDLVPVDWIPQLAILITGDHHIPFRAVSTTDPNATLGMAFSVFALIIFYSIKVKGLGGFIGELTLHPFGSKNIFVQALLIPVNFLLEFVTLIAKPISLALRLFGNMYAGELVFILIAVMFGSGLLWLSGLGVVLQWAWAVFHILIITLQAFIFMMLTIVYLSMAHEENH
- a CDS encoding F0F1 ATP synthase subunit I, which encodes METRKPNRLPFHRLAVFPVLMAQFVILLIAALALWQWHGVVAGYSGLCGGLIALLPNVYFAHKAFRFSGARAAQSIVRSFYAGEAGKLILTAVLFALVFAGVKPLAPIAVFGAFVLTQSVSWFAPLLMRTRLSRP
- a CDS encoding ParB/RepB/Spo0J family partition protein, whose amino-acid sequence is MAVKKRGLGRGLDALLSGPTVSALEEQAAQADTRELQHLPLDLLQRGKYQPRRDMDPQALEELAASIKAQGVMQPIVVRPIGGGRFEIIAGERRWRASQQAGQETIPAMVRDVPDETAIAIALIENIQREDLNPIEEAVALQRLQQEFQLTQQQVAEAVGKSRVTVANLLRLIALPEVIKTMLSHGDLEMGHARALLGLPDNQQVEGARHVVARGLTVRQTEALVRQWLSGKPEPLEATKPDPDIARLEQRLAERLGSAVQIRHGKKGKGQLVIGYNSLDELQGVLAHIR